Proteins encoded within one genomic window of Bacillus sp. F19:
- the atpD gene encoding F0F1 ATP synthase subunit beta — translation MNKGRVTQVMGPVVDVKFQSGQLPEIYNALKVTFKGRSENEAASELTLEVALHLGDDTVRTVAMASTDGLVRGSEVLDTGAPISVPVGDVTLGRVFNVLGDNIDLDEAIPAGSRRDPIHRLAPKFDQLSTEVEILETGIKVVDLLAPYIKGGKIGLFGGAGVGKTVLIQELINNIAQEHGGISVFAGVGERTREGNDLYHEMTDSGVIKKTAMVFGQMNEPPGARMRVALTGLTMAEYFRDDQGQDVLFFMDNIFRFTQAGSEVSALLGRMPSAVGYQPTLATEMGQLQERITSTNVGSVTSIQAIYVPADDYTDPAPATTFAHLDATTNLERKLSEMGIYPAVDPLASTSRALSPEIVGEEHYSVARQVQQTLQRYKELQDIIAILGMDELNDEDKLVVSRARRIQFFLSQNFHVAEQFTGQAGSYVPVKETVRGFKEILEGKYDHLPEDAFRLVGRIEDVIESAKNMGVEV, via the coding sequence ATGAATAAAGGACGCGTTACTCAAGTTATGGGTCCGGTTGTTGACGTAAAGTTCCAAAGCGGTCAGCTTCCTGAAATCTATAACGCCCTTAAAGTTACATTCAAAGGACGAAGCGAAAATGAAGCAGCGTCAGAATTAACATTAGAAGTTGCCCTTCACCTAGGTGACGACACGGTTCGTACCGTAGCGATGGCATCAACAGATGGCCTTGTTCGCGGAAGTGAAGTTTTAGATACAGGTGCTCCAATCTCAGTTCCAGTTGGAGATGTTACACTAGGCCGTGTATTTAACGTATTAGGTGATAACATTGATTTGGATGAAGCAATTCCTGCTGGATCTCGTCGTGATCCAATTCACAGACTAGCACCTAAATTCGATCAGCTTTCTACTGAGGTAGAAATTCTTGAAACGGGAATCAAAGTAGTAGACCTTCTTGCACCTTACATCAAAGGCGGAAAAATCGGTCTTTTCGGTGGTGCGGGAGTTGGTAAAACCGTACTTATCCAAGAACTTATCAACAACATCGCTCAAGAGCATGGCGGTATCTCTGTATTCGCTGGTGTTGGAGAGCGTACTCGTGAAGGAAATGACCTTTACCATGAGATGACTGATTCTGGTGTTATCAAGAAAACAGCGATGGTTTTCGGTCAAATGAATGAGCCGCCTGGAGCACGTATGCGTGTAGCTCTTACAGGTCTTACAATGGCTGAATACTTCCGTGATGATCAAGGACAAGACGTTCTTTTCTTCATGGATAACATTTTCCGTTTCACTCAAGCAGGTTCAGAGGTATCTGCCCTTCTTGGCCGTATGCCATCTGCCGTTGGTTACCAGCCGACACTTGCTACTGAAATGGGTCAATTGCAAGAGCGCATCACGTCTACAAACGTTGGTTCTGTAACGTCGATTCAAGCAATCTACGTTCCTGCCGATGACTATACGGATCCGGCTCCTGCAACAACTTTCGCTCACTTGGATGCAACAACAAACCTTGAGCGTAAACTTTCTGAAATGGGTATTTACCCAGCGGTGGATCCACTTGCTTCAACATCTCGTGCATTATCTCCTGAAATCGTTGGAGAAGAGCACTATTCTGTTGCACGTCAAGTACAGCAAACACTGCAGCGTTACAAAGAATTACAAGATATCATTGCGATCCTTGGTATGGATGAGCTTAATGACGAAGATAAATTAGTCGTGTCCCGTGCACGTCGTATTCAATTCTTCTTATCCCAAAACTTCCACGTAGCTGAGCAGTTTACTGGTCAAGCAGGTTCTTACGTTCCTGTTAAAGAAACAGTTCGCGGCTTCAAGGAAATTCTTGAAGGCAAATACGATCATCTTCCAGAAGATGCATTCCGTCTTGTGGGACGCATTGAAGATGTTATCGAAAGTGCGAAGAACATGGGTGTAGAAGTATAA
- a CDS encoding TIGR03943 family protein, translated as MKKFITAVLGLLIIASIVFVISMQPEKEEREPEKQAASQEKEEPLANAKEYLEDPDGYMEKLNEKYEPEHEDDHHAEDKPDEYYENQKNDLLKMDKIILSNENYISILDVLDRFPKEFAGKQIEMTGFVFREKDFSETQFVIARKGDPCCTDEHDGLYGLLSEMENGKALHDKQWVNVSGELSTSMYSGAEVPYLLIKKSSKIKPPAQPYVYEEKDEDTHSD; from the coding sequence ATGAAAAAGTTTATAACGGCAGTTTTAGGTCTTCTGATCATAGCAAGTATTGTATTTGTCATAAGTATGCAGCCAGAAAAGGAAGAGAGAGAACCTGAAAAACAAGCAGCATCTCAGGAAAAAGAAGAACCATTAGCGAATGCTAAAGAGTATTTAGAAGATCCTGATGGATATATGGAAAAGTTAAATGAAAAATATGAACCTGAGCATGAAGATGATCATCATGCTGAAGATAAACCTGATGAATATTATGAAAATCAGAAAAATGATTTACTGAAAATGGATAAAATCATTCTTTCAAATGAAAATTACATCTCAATATTGGATGTTCTAGATAGGTTTCCAAAAGAGTTTGCAGGAAAACAAATTGAAATGACTGGGTTTGTATTCCGCGAAAAAGACTTTTCAGAAACGCAATTTGTTATTGCCAGAAAAGGAGATCCTTGCTGTACGGATGAGCATGATGGCTTATATGGTCTTCTTTCTGAGATGGAAAATGGAAAAGCTCTTCACGATAAACAGTGGGTTAACGTCTCAGGAGAGTTAAGTACAAGTATGTATTCCGGAGCTGAGGTACCTTATCTGCTAATTAAAAAGTCATCAAAAATAAAACCTCCGGCACAGCCCTATGTCTATGAGGAAAAAGATGAAGACACCCATTCTGATTGA
- a CDS encoding F0F1 ATP synthase subunit gamma → MASLRDIKSRITSTKKTSQITKAMEMVSAAKLNRAENNAKAFVPYMDKIQEVVANIALGSTGVSHPMLVSRPVKKTAYLVITSDRGLAGALNSNVLRAVYQAMQKRHMSKDEYAVIAIGKIGREFFKKRGVQIALEVTGIADDTSFAEIKDIATNTVNMFNDGTFDEIYVYYNHFASVIQQDVTETKLLPLSDLAGSTKKTSYEFEPSEEEILEVLLPQYAESLIYGALLDSKASEHAARMSAMKNATDNAKELINSLTLSYNRARQAAITQEITEIVGGAAALE, encoded by the coding sequence CAATGGAGATGGTTTCAGCCGCAAAGCTGAACCGCGCCGAAAACAACGCAAAAGCGTTTGTGCCTTATATGGATAAGATACAAGAGGTGGTTGCAAACATAGCTTTAGGCAGTACGGGTGTGTCTCATCCAATGCTTGTCAGCCGTCCCGTTAAGAAAACAGCGTATCTTGTGATCACGTCTGACCGGGGATTAGCTGGTGCCCTTAACAGTAACGTTTTGCGTGCCGTATACCAGGCAATGCAAAAGCGCCACATGTCGAAAGATGAGTACGCTGTAATTGCAATCGGTAAGATTGGACGTGAATTCTTCAAGAAGCGCGGTGTTCAAATCGCTCTTGAAGTGACTGGTATTGCAGATGACACATCATTTGCTGAGATTAAAGATATTGCAACAAACACAGTTAATATGTTCAATGATGGAACATTTGACGAAATCTACGTGTATTACAATCATTTCGCAAGTGTTATTCAGCAGGACGTAACAGAAACGAAGCTTCTTCCTCTTTCTGATCTAGCTGGCTCTACTAAGAAAACATCTTACGAATTTGAGCCTTCTGAGGAAGAGATTTTAGAAGTGTTATTACCACAATATGCTGAAAGTCTCATCTACGGAGCACTTTTAGACAGTAAAGCTTCTGAGCATGCTGCGCGTATGTCAGCGATGAAAAATGCGACAGACAATGCGAAAGAACTTATCAACAGTCTTACTCTTTCATATAACCGTGCACGTCAGGCTGCGATTACACAGGAAATTACGGAAATCGTCGGCGGAGCTGCGGCACTAGAATAG
- a CDS encoding Gfo/Idh/MocA family oxidoreductase, which translates to MISVAMLSKWHVHAVDYERDIHNSSKLNITHIWDEDKERGQQWANELNVSFEPELEKVLSNPAIEGVVVDTPTNMHKEVIIKAAQHGKHIFTEKVLALTTADCKEIFEAVRKAGVSLVVSMPRLSTNYYLYAEKALKDGLIGELKMARCRVAHNGSVPSAENPEGWLPAHFYNAEQCGGGALIDLGAHPIYLLNRLAGKPKEVSAHFDCVYSKEVEDQASVLISYENSVTGVLETSFVSHGSPFYLELYGTEGCLLIQDGKVELRNGEGTHVIEQLPKELPIPMEQWADAIQSGKTPSISNEDALLLTAVNEAAIQSNTEKRRITISV; encoded by the coding sequence ATGATTTCAGTCGCCATGCTGAGCAAATGGCACGTTCATGCCGTTGATTATGAAAGAGATATACATAACAGTTCTAAATTGAACATTACGCATATATGGGATGAGGACAAAGAAAGAGGGCAGCAGTGGGCAAATGAACTGAATGTTTCATTTGAACCTGAGCTTGAGAAGGTTCTAAGCAATCCTGCTATTGAAGGGGTGGTTGTTGACACGCCGACTAACATGCACAAGGAAGTCATCATAAAAGCAGCGCAGCATGGAAAGCATATTTTTACAGAAAAAGTACTGGCGTTAACAACAGCGGATTGCAAAGAAATCTTTGAAGCCGTCCGGAAAGCGGGAGTTTCTCTTGTGGTCTCAATGCCCAGGCTGAGCACAAACTATTACCTGTATGCTGAAAAAGCACTGAAGGATGGCTTGATTGGAGAACTCAAAATGGCAAGATGCCGAGTCGCTCATAACGGTTCAGTGCCTTCAGCGGAAAACCCTGAAGGATGGCTGCCGGCGCACTTCTACAATGCTGAGCAATGCGGCGGAGGGGCTCTCATAGATCTAGGCGCTCATCCGATCTATTTGCTCAACCGCCTTGCAGGAAAACCTAAAGAAGTATCCGCTCATTTTGATTGCGTTTATTCAAAAGAAGTTGAAGATCAGGCTTCTGTCCTCATTTCCTATGAGAACAGTGTAACTGGCGTGCTCGAAACCTCGTTTGTTTCACATGGAAGCCCGTTTTATCTCGAATTATACGGAACAGAAGGATGCCTGCTGATTCAGGATGGAAAAGTGGAGCTTAGAAATGGCGAAGGTACTCATGTGATTGAACAGCTGCCAAAAGAGCTTCCGATTCCAATGGAACAATGGGCGGATGCCATCCAGTCTGGTAAAACCCCATCTATTTCGAATGAGGATGCCCTGCTGTTAACGGCAGTGAACGAAGCAGCGATTCAGTCAAATACTGAAAAGCGGAGAATAACGATCAGCGTATAA
- a CDS encoding F0F1 ATP synthase subunit epsilon has product MKTVQVNVVTPDGPVYDADVEMVSVKAQSGELGILPGHIPLVAPLQIGAVRLKTGKSTELVAVSGGFLEVRPDKVTILAQAAETVEDIDLTRAQSAKERAEQRLNKSTDDIDFKRAELALRRAMNRINVSQNKI; this is encoded by the coding sequence ATGAAGACAGTACAAGTCAATGTCGTTACTCCCGATGGCCCAGTTTACGATGCAGACGTCGAAATGGTAAGCGTAAAGGCTCAAAGCGGTGAGCTCGGAATCTTGCCAGGTCATATTCCGTTGGTTGCTCCTTTGCAAATCGGAGCAGTTCGGTTGAAAACAGGAAAATCCACGGAACTCGTGGCTGTTAGCGGCGGCTTTTTAGAAGTACGGCCTGACAAAGTCACAATCTTGGCACAAGCTGCTGAGACTGTAGAAGATATTGATTTAACTCGTGCACAATCTGCGAAGGAACGCGCTGAACAGCGTCTGAACAAAAGTACAGACGACATCGATTTCAAGCGTGCCGAACTTGCTTTGCGCCGAGCAATGAATCGAATTAACGTATCACAGAATAAAATCTAA
- a CDS encoding AraC family transcriptional regulator gives MLQLAFEVGYNDPNYFSRVFKKVCKKSPSQYKDSLFGIGLHVKKMMLLMEVSSERNFPFFC, from the coding sequence ATCCTGCAGCTTGCCTTTGAAGTCGGCTACAACGATCCGAACTACTTTAGCCGTGTGTTCAAAAAAGTCTGCAAGAAGTCTCCAAGTCAGTATAAGGATTCACTATTTGGTATTGGACTCCATGTAAAAAAAATGATGCTTTTAATGGAAGTTTCTTCTGAACGAAACTTCCCTTTTTTTTGTTAA
- a CDS encoding FAD-binding oxidoreductase, translating to MKLHNGSLYWPQTVSHVQAYPELQDTITCDVLIVGGGMSGGLCAHTLSRYDLNTIAVEKRTVGSGSSIANTGLLQFSNDTMLHEFIKKIGEEKAVRFYKMCLKAVDELELAAKSLSKEVDFQQTKKQHRHQAMLLYLFLLFIIVLNGIHGAL from the coding sequence ATGAAGCTTCATAACGGTTCTCTATATTGGCCTCAAACGGTCAGCCATGTTCAGGCATATCCTGAGCTGCAAGATACAATAACATGCGATGTCCTCATCGTTGGAGGGGGAATGTCTGGTGGTTTGTGTGCTCACACCCTTTCAAGGTATGATTTAAATACAATAGCAGTGGAAAAAAGAACCGTCGGCAGCGGCAGTTCAATTGCAAATACAGGGCTCCTGCAGTTTTCAAATGATACGATGCTGCATGAATTCATCAAAAAAATAGGTGAAGAGAAAGCGGTCCGTTTTTATAAAATGTGTTTAAAAGCAGTAGATGAGCTTGAACTTGCAGCTAAAAGCTTATCGAAAGAAGTCGATTTTCAGCAAACAAAAAAACAGCACCGCCATCAGGCAATGCTGCTCTATTTATTTCTTCTTTTCATCATAGTATTGAACGGGATACATGGAGCCCTCTGA